The Agelaius phoeniceus isolate bAgePho1 chromosome 4, bAgePho1.hap1, whole genome shotgun sequence genome includes a region encoding these proteins:
- the HELQ gene encoding helicase POLQ-like isoform X3: MLESLQQRKNLIYSLPTGGGKTLVAEIIILQELLCRQKDVLMILPYVAIVQEKIRGLSSFGIELGFLVEEYAGSKGRFPPIKRRVKKSLYIATIEKGHALVNSLIETERINDLGLVVVDELHMLGTGSRGAVLEITLAKILYTSKKTQIIGMSATLNNVGDLQKFLQAEYYTNNFRPVELKEYIKIRDTIYAVDSKTENGFAFSHLLNFKYSSNLERADPDHIIALVTEVIPKYSCLIFCPTKKNCENVASMVCKYLKKEFRAHKEKEKQDLIKNLKSIGNGTVCPVLKQTIPFGIAYHHGGLTNDERKSIEEAYSAGVLCLLACTATLAAGVNLPARRVILRAPYVGNDFLKKSQYKQMIGRAGRAGIDSAGESILIVQEKDKHLVQDLVHSPLESCHSNLLLELTKGIQSLLLSLVGLKIAVTCEEVDNFMCCTLLGVQQQLLCKEKSLSEIIKDGLENLIEKRLLKGKISEKDHNSKSTLTITPLGKAAFKGSIDLAYCNILYRELKKSLEGLVLESNLHLLYLSTPYDMTSTCSPDWMIYLRQFNQLSAAEQKVADIVGVPESFITKKASGQAVRKNVDNAVVNRFYLTFVLYSLLKETNIWSVSEKFNLSRGYVQNLLNSAASFASCLLHFCEELEEFWVYKALLTELTKQLTYCVKTELIPLMEVAGVLEARAKQLYNAGYKTLAHLANANPETLVRMIEHLSQRQAKQIISSAKMLLSEKAEALQEEVEELLKVPTDIPGTH, translated from the exons ATGTTAGAATCCCTACAGCAAAGGAAGAACTTGATATACTCGTTGCCAACTGGTGGTGGAAAAACTCTTGTAGCTGAAATAATAATTCTCCAAGAATTACTCTGCAGGCAGAAGGATGTTCTGATGATCCTGCCATATGTTGCCATTGTCCAAGAAAAG aTTAGGGGTTTATCGAGTTTTGGGATAGAATTGGGTTTCCTGGTTGAAGAATATGCAGGAAGTaaaggaagatttccaccaaTCAAAAGGAGAGTAAAGAAATCTCTTTATATTGCTACTATAGAAAAAGGACATGCTCTGGTGAACTCCTTAATTGAAACAGAAAGAATCAATGACCTCGGCCTGGTTGTGGTGGATGAG CTGCATATGCTCGGGACGGGAAGTCGTGGAGCAGTACTGGAAATTACTCTGGCGAAAATTCTTTACACCAGTA AAAAGACACAGATCATTGGCATGAGTGCAACGTTAAATAATGTTGGAGACCTGCAGAAGTTCCTCCAAGCAGAGTACTACACTAATAATTTTAGACCG GTAGAATTAAAGGAGTACATAAAGATACGAGACACCATTTATGCAGTtgacagcaaaacagaaaatggcTTTGCTTTTTCACATCTCCTTAATTTCAAG TATTCTAGTAATCTGGAGAGAGCAGATCCTGACCACATCATTGCCCTCGTTACTGAAGTTATTCCTAAATATTCCTGTCTAATCTTTTGTCCCACTAAAAAGAATTGTGAAAATGTGGCTTCAATGGTGTGCAAGTACCTCAAGAA AGAATTTAGAGCCcacaaggagaaagaaaaacaagatcTCATCAAGAACCTAAAGAGTATTGGAAATGGAACTGTCTGTCCTGTTTTGAAGCAAACAATCCCTTTTGGTATTGCCTATCACCATGGTGGCCTTACAaatgatgaaagaaaaagcatagAGGAAGCTTATTCTGCAGGTGTCCTGTGTCTGCTTGCTTGCACAGCCACTTTAGCTGCTGGAGTGAACCTACCAGCTAGAAG GGTGATTCTCAGAGCTCCTTATGTTGGCAATGACTTCCTGAAGAAGAGCCAGTATAAGCAAATGATTGGCAGAGCTGGTCGAGCTGGTATTGACAGTGCTGGAGAAAGTATTCTCATAGTgcaagaaaaagacaaacacttg GTTCAGGATTTAGTTCACAGTCCTTTGGAGAGCTGCCACAGCAATCTTCTGCTGGAGTTGACCAAGGGAATCCAGAGCCTGTTGTTATCTTTGGTTGGactgaag ATAGCAGTTACCTGTGAGGAAGTGGACAATTTTATGTGCTGTACATTGCTGGgtgttcagcagcagctgctgtgtaaAGAGAAGAGCCTCTCAGAGATAATTAAAGATGGACTGGAAAATCTAATAGAAAAAAGACtcctaaaaggaaaaatatctgaGAAAGACCACAATTCCAAATCTACACTGACAATCACACCCTTGGGTAAAGCTGCATTTAAGG GCTCGATAGACTTGGCGTACTGCAATATTCTGTACCGAGAACTGAAAAAGAGTTTGGAGGGGCTGGTTCTCGAGAGCAATCTTCATCTCCTCTATCTGTCAACTCCCTATGATATGACTTCTACTTGTAGCCCAGATTGGATGATATACTTGAGACAG tttaacCAGCTAAGTGCAGCAGAGCAAAAAGTAGCAGATATTGTGGGAGTACCTGAAAGCTTTATTACAAAAAAGGCTTCTGGTCAAGCCGTCAGAAAG AATGTGGACAATGCTGTGGTGAACAGGTTCTACCTGACATTTGTTCTTTACTCACTACTGAAAGAGACCAATATATGGAGTGTTTCAGAGAAATTTAACTTGTCCCGGGGCTATGTGCAGAATCTCCTCAATTCTGCAGCCTCCTTTGCATCCTGCCTTCTACATTTCTGTGAG GAATTGGAAGAATTCTGGGTTTATAAAGCCTTGCTCACAGAGCTTACCAAGCAGTTGACATACTGTGTTAAGACAGAACTCATCCCTCTGATGGAGGTAGCAGGGGTTCTAGAG GCACGAGCAAAACAGCTTTACAATGCAGGGTACAAAACTTTAGCACACTTGGCTAATGCAAATCCAGAAACTTTGGTGAGGATGATTGAGCACTTGTCACAACGTCAAGCCAAACAAATAATTTCATCTGCAAAG ATGCTGCTGAGTGAAAAAGCTGAGGCTTTACAGGAAGAAGTCGAAGAACTCTTAAAAGTGCCAACAGATATCCCAGGGACCCACTGA
- the HELQ gene encoding helicase POLQ-like isoform X1: MAEPGLAVRRKSRSRSERKRSRAPVQPVAASSPVARKRPSSGGEGPPAEALCSNDSEEDMFGDYDSFYGNDSLIAQVDDVEHKYLQDKNMDVKAAGEIVLGNLQSGVHQKEQDHFSASQNAVVLKSDDEGACQVHDSDPADGNQILTESILDDLPSSQLLYFEKMDELSSASRTSPLSKGRDERVNSFSDKIRDPLSFYAGAEHRNRPIDSSSHSKCVLFKSESLKDHLKSAMTGNARAQTLQVSKTKQLKEAVLSEEIFVARKAIESSSLDIGPFYGLPSKVKDLFRQLRGIETLYEWQHDCLMLESLQQRKNLIYSLPTGGGKTLVAEIIILQELLCRQKDVLMILPYVAIVQEKIRGLSSFGIELGFLVEEYAGSKGRFPPIKRRVKKSLYIATIEKGHALVNSLIETERINDLGLVVVDELHMLGTGSRGAVLEITLAKILYTSKKTQIIGMSATLNNVGDLQKFLQAEYYTNNFRPVELKEYIKIRDTIYAVDSKTENGFAFSHLLNFKYSSNLERADPDHIIALVTEVIPKYSCLIFCPTKKNCENVASMVCKYLKKEFRAHKEKEKQDLIKNLKSIGNGTVCPVLKQTIPFGIAYHHGGLTNDERKSIEEAYSAGVLCLLACTATLAAGVNLPARRVILRAPYVGNDFLKKSQYKQMIGRAGRAGIDSAGESILIVQEKDKHLVQDLVHSPLESCHSNLLLELTKGIQSLLLSLVGLKIAVTCEEVDNFMCCTLLGVQQQLLCKEKSLSEIIKDGLENLIEKRLLKGKISEKDHNSKSTLTITPLGKAAFKGSIDLAYCNILYRELKKSLEGLVLESNLHLLYLSTPYDMTSTCSPDWMIYLRQFNQLSAAEQKVADIVGVPESFITKKASGQAVRKNVDNAVVNRFYLTFVLYSLLKETNIWSVSEKFNLSRGYVQNLLNSAASFASCLLHFCEELEEFWVYKALLTELTKQLTYCVKTELIPLMEVAGVLEARAKQLYNAGYKTLAHLANANPETLVRMIEHLSQRQAKQIISSAKMLLSEKAEALQEEVEELLKVPTDIPGTH, translated from the exons ATGGCGGAGCCTGGGCTCGCCGTGCGGAGGAAGAGCCGCTCCAGATCGGAGCGCAAGCGGAGCCGGGCCCCAGTGCAGCCTGTTGCCGCTAGCTCGCCGGTGGCTCGCAAGAGACCGAGCTCTGGCGGCGAGGGACCCCCGGCGGAGGCCCTG TGCAGTAATGATAGCGAGGAGGATATGTTTGGTGACTATGACAGCTTTTATGGAAACGATTCCTTGATCGCTCAAGTGGATGATGTTGAGCACAAATACCTGCAGGATAAAAATATGGATGTGAAAGCAGCTGGAGAGATTGTACTTGGGAACCTTCAGTCAGGAGTTCACCAGAAAGAGCAAGACCACTTCTCTGCTTCACAAAATGCGGTTGTTCTTAAAAGTGACGATGAGGGTGCCTGCCAAGTGCATGACAGTGACCCAGCTGATGGCAATCAAATATTAACTGAGTCTATTTTAGATGACTTGCCATCGTCGCAACTCctgtattttgaaaaaatgGATGAACTTTCTTCTGCTTCTAGAACATCTCCACTCTCAAAAGGGAGAGATGAACGTGTGAATTCTTTCTCAGACAAAATCAGAGACCCACTGTCTTTTTATGCTGGTGCTGAACACAGGAACAGACCTATTGATTCTTCCTCACACTCCAAGTGTGTTTTATTTAAATCTGAGAGTCTCAAAGATCACCTGAAAAGTGCTATGACTGGAAATGCCAGAGCCCAGACTCTGCAGGTCTCCAAGACCAAGCAGCTCAAAGAAGCTGTTTTATCTGAAGAGATTTTTGTGGCTAGGAAAGCTATTGAATCTTCTTCTCTTGATATAGGCCCTTTTTATGGATTACCTAGCAAGGTTAAAGATTTATTCAGACAACTTCGAGGGATTGAAACACTTTATG AGTGGCAGCATGATTGCCTAATGTTAGAATCCCTACAGCAAAGGAAGAACTTGATATACTCGTTGCCAACTGGTGGTGGAAAAACTCTTGTAGCTGAAATAATAATTCTCCAAGAATTACTCTGCAGGCAGAAGGATGTTCTGATGATCCTGCCATATGTTGCCATTGTCCAAGAAAAG aTTAGGGGTTTATCGAGTTTTGGGATAGAATTGGGTTTCCTGGTTGAAGAATATGCAGGAAGTaaaggaagatttccaccaaTCAAAAGGAGAGTAAAGAAATCTCTTTATATTGCTACTATAGAAAAAGGACATGCTCTGGTGAACTCCTTAATTGAAACAGAAAGAATCAATGACCTCGGCCTGGTTGTGGTGGATGAG CTGCATATGCTCGGGACGGGAAGTCGTGGAGCAGTACTGGAAATTACTCTGGCGAAAATTCTTTACACCAGTA AAAAGACACAGATCATTGGCATGAGTGCAACGTTAAATAATGTTGGAGACCTGCAGAAGTTCCTCCAAGCAGAGTACTACACTAATAATTTTAGACCG GTAGAATTAAAGGAGTACATAAAGATACGAGACACCATTTATGCAGTtgacagcaaaacagaaaatggcTTTGCTTTTTCACATCTCCTTAATTTCAAG TATTCTAGTAATCTGGAGAGAGCAGATCCTGACCACATCATTGCCCTCGTTACTGAAGTTATTCCTAAATATTCCTGTCTAATCTTTTGTCCCACTAAAAAGAATTGTGAAAATGTGGCTTCAATGGTGTGCAAGTACCTCAAGAA AGAATTTAGAGCCcacaaggagaaagaaaaacaagatcTCATCAAGAACCTAAAGAGTATTGGAAATGGAACTGTCTGTCCTGTTTTGAAGCAAACAATCCCTTTTGGTATTGCCTATCACCATGGTGGCCTTACAaatgatgaaagaaaaagcatagAGGAAGCTTATTCTGCAGGTGTCCTGTGTCTGCTTGCTTGCACAGCCACTTTAGCTGCTGGAGTGAACCTACCAGCTAGAAG GGTGATTCTCAGAGCTCCTTATGTTGGCAATGACTTCCTGAAGAAGAGCCAGTATAAGCAAATGATTGGCAGAGCTGGTCGAGCTGGTATTGACAGTGCTGGAGAAAGTATTCTCATAGTgcaagaaaaagacaaacacttg GTTCAGGATTTAGTTCACAGTCCTTTGGAGAGCTGCCACAGCAATCTTCTGCTGGAGTTGACCAAGGGAATCCAGAGCCTGTTGTTATCTTTGGTTGGactgaag ATAGCAGTTACCTGTGAGGAAGTGGACAATTTTATGTGCTGTACATTGCTGGgtgttcagcagcagctgctgtgtaaAGAGAAGAGCCTCTCAGAGATAATTAAAGATGGACTGGAAAATCTAATAGAAAAAAGACtcctaaaaggaaaaatatctgaGAAAGACCACAATTCCAAATCTACACTGACAATCACACCCTTGGGTAAAGCTGCATTTAAGG GCTCGATAGACTTGGCGTACTGCAATATTCTGTACCGAGAACTGAAAAAGAGTTTGGAGGGGCTGGTTCTCGAGAGCAATCTTCATCTCCTCTATCTGTCAACTCCCTATGATATGACTTCTACTTGTAGCCCAGATTGGATGATATACTTGAGACAG tttaacCAGCTAAGTGCAGCAGAGCAAAAAGTAGCAGATATTGTGGGAGTACCTGAAAGCTTTATTACAAAAAAGGCTTCTGGTCAAGCCGTCAGAAAG AATGTGGACAATGCTGTGGTGAACAGGTTCTACCTGACATTTGTTCTTTACTCACTACTGAAAGAGACCAATATATGGAGTGTTTCAGAGAAATTTAACTTGTCCCGGGGCTATGTGCAGAATCTCCTCAATTCTGCAGCCTCCTTTGCATCCTGCCTTCTACATTTCTGTGAG GAATTGGAAGAATTCTGGGTTTATAAAGCCTTGCTCACAGAGCTTACCAAGCAGTTGACATACTGTGTTAAGACAGAACTCATCCCTCTGATGGAGGTAGCAGGGGTTCTAGAG GCACGAGCAAAACAGCTTTACAATGCAGGGTACAAAACTTTAGCACACTTGGCTAATGCAAATCCAGAAACTTTGGTGAGGATGATTGAGCACTTGTCACAACGTCAAGCCAAACAAATAATTTCATCTGCAAAG ATGCTGCTGAGTGAAAAAGCTGAGGCTTTACAGGAAGAAGTCGAAGAACTCTTAAAAGTGCCAACAGATATCCCAGGGACCCACTGA
- the HELQ gene encoding helicase POLQ-like isoform X2 has protein sequence MFGDYDSFYGNDSLIAQVDDVEHKYLQDKNMDVKAAGEIVLGNLQSGVHQKEQDHFSASQNAVVLKSDDEGACQVHDSDPADGNQILTESILDDLPSSQLLYFEKMDELSSASRTSPLSKGRDERVNSFSDKIRDPLSFYAGAEHRNRPIDSSSHSKCVLFKSESLKDHLKSAMTGNARAQTLQVSKTKQLKEAVLSEEIFVARKAIESSSLDIGPFYGLPSKVKDLFRQLRGIETLYEWQHDCLMLESLQQRKNLIYSLPTGGGKTLVAEIIILQELLCRQKDVLMILPYVAIVQEKIRGLSSFGIELGFLVEEYAGSKGRFPPIKRRVKKSLYIATIEKGHALVNSLIETERINDLGLVVVDELHMLGTGSRGAVLEITLAKILYTSKKTQIIGMSATLNNVGDLQKFLQAEYYTNNFRPVELKEYIKIRDTIYAVDSKTENGFAFSHLLNFKYSSNLERADPDHIIALVTEVIPKYSCLIFCPTKKNCENVASMVCKYLKKEFRAHKEKEKQDLIKNLKSIGNGTVCPVLKQTIPFGIAYHHGGLTNDERKSIEEAYSAGVLCLLACTATLAAGVNLPARRVILRAPYVGNDFLKKSQYKQMIGRAGRAGIDSAGESILIVQEKDKHLVQDLVHSPLESCHSNLLLELTKGIQSLLLSLVGLKIAVTCEEVDNFMCCTLLGVQQQLLCKEKSLSEIIKDGLENLIEKRLLKGKISEKDHNSKSTLTITPLGKAAFKGSIDLAYCNILYRELKKSLEGLVLESNLHLLYLSTPYDMTSTCSPDWMIYLRQFNQLSAAEQKVADIVGVPESFITKKASGQAVRKNVDNAVVNRFYLTFVLYSLLKETNIWSVSEKFNLSRGYVQNLLNSAASFASCLLHFCEELEEFWVYKALLTELTKQLTYCVKTELIPLMEVAGVLEARAKQLYNAGYKTLAHLANANPETLVRMIEHLSQRQAKQIISSAKMLLSEKAEALQEEVEELLKVPTDIPGTH, from the exons ATGTTTGGTGACTATGACAGCTTTTATGGAAACGATTCCTTGATCGCTCAAGTGGATGATGTTGAGCACAAATACCTGCAGGATAAAAATATGGATGTGAAAGCAGCTGGAGAGATTGTACTTGGGAACCTTCAGTCAGGAGTTCACCAGAAAGAGCAAGACCACTTCTCTGCTTCACAAAATGCGGTTGTTCTTAAAAGTGACGATGAGGGTGCCTGCCAAGTGCATGACAGTGACCCAGCTGATGGCAATCAAATATTAACTGAGTCTATTTTAGATGACTTGCCATCGTCGCAACTCctgtattttgaaaaaatgGATGAACTTTCTTCTGCTTCTAGAACATCTCCACTCTCAAAAGGGAGAGATGAACGTGTGAATTCTTTCTCAGACAAAATCAGAGACCCACTGTCTTTTTATGCTGGTGCTGAACACAGGAACAGACCTATTGATTCTTCCTCACACTCCAAGTGTGTTTTATTTAAATCTGAGAGTCTCAAAGATCACCTGAAAAGTGCTATGACTGGAAATGCCAGAGCCCAGACTCTGCAGGTCTCCAAGACCAAGCAGCTCAAAGAAGCTGTTTTATCTGAAGAGATTTTTGTGGCTAGGAAAGCTATTGAATCTTCTTCTCTTGATATAGGCCCTTTTTATGGATTACCTAGCAAGGTTAAAGATTTATTCAGACAACTTCGAGGGATTGAAACACTTTATG AGTGGCAGCATGATTGCCTAATGTTAGAATCCCTACAGCAAAGGAAGAACTTGATATACTCGTTGCCAACTGGTGGTGGAAAAACTCTTGTAGCTGAAATAATAATTCTCCAAGAATTACTCTGCAGGCAGAAGGATGTTCTGATGATCCTGCCATATGTTGCCATTGTCCAAGAAAAG aTTAGGGGTTTATCGAGTTTTGGGATAGAATTGGGTTTCCTGGTTGAAGAATATGCAGGAAGTaaaggaagatttccaccaaTCAAAAGGAGAGTAAAGAAATCTCTTTATATTGCTACTATAGAAAAAGGACATGCTCTGGTGAACTCCTTAATTGAAACAGAAAGAATCAATGACCTCGGCCTGGTTGTGGTGGATGAG CTGCATATGCTCGGGACGGGAAGTCGTGGAGCAGTACTGGAAATTACTCTGGCGAAAATTCTTTACACCAGTA AAAAGACACAGATCATTGGCATGAGTGCAACGTTAAATAATGTTGGAGACCTGCAGAAGTTCCTCCAAGCAGAGTACTACACTAATAATTTTAGACCG GTAGAATTAAAGGAGTACATAAAGATACGAGACACCATTTATGCAGTtgacagcaaaacagaaaatggcTTTGCTTTTTCACATCTCCTTAATTTCAAG TATTCTAGTAATCTGGAGAGAGCAGATCCTGACCACATCATTGCCCTCGTTACTGAAGTTATTCCTAAATATTCCTGTCTAATCTTTTGTCCCACTAAAAAGAATTGTGAAAATGTGGCTTCAATGGTGTGCAAGTACCTCAAGAA AGAATTTAGAGCCcacaaggagaaagaaaaacaagatcTCATCAAGAACCTAAAGAGTATTGGAAATGGAACTGTCTGTCCTGTTTTGAAGCAAACAATCCCTTTTGGTATTGCCTATCACCATGGTGGCCTTACAaatgatgaaagaaaaagcatagAGGAAGCTTATTCTGCAGGTGTCCTGTGTCTGCTTGCTTGCACAGCCACTTTAGCTGCTGGAGTGAACCTACCAGCTAGAAG GGTGATTCTCAGAGCTCCTTATGTTGGCAATGACTTCCTGAAGAAGAGCCAGTATAAGCAAATGATTGGCAGAGCTGGTCGAGCTGGTATTGACAGTGCTGGAGAAAGTATTCTCATAGTgcaagaaaaagacaaacacttg GTTCAGGATTTAGTTCACAGTCCTTTGGAGAGCTGCCACAGCAATCTTCTGCTGGAGTTGACCAAGGGAATCCAGAGCCTGTTGTTATCTTTGGTTGGactgaag ATAGCAGTTACCTGTGAGGAAGTGGACAATTTTATGTGCTGTACATTGCTGGgtgttcagcagcagctgctgtgtaaAGAGAAGAGCCTCTCAGAGATAATTAAAGATGGACTGGAAAATCTAATAGAAAAAAGACtcctaaaaggaaaaatatctgaGAAAGACCACAATTCCAAATCTACACTGACAATCACACCCTTGGGTAAAGCTGCATTTAAGG GCTCGATAGACTTGGCGTACTGCAATATTCTGTACCGAGAACTGAAAAAGAGTTTGGAGGGGCTGGTTCTCGAGAGCAATCTTCATCTCCTCTATCTGTCAACTCCCTATGATATGACTTCTACTTGTAGCCCAGATTGGATGATATACTTGAGACAG tttaacCAGCTAAGTGCAGCAGAGCAAAAAGTAGCAGATATTGTGGGAGTACCTGAAAGCTTTATTACAAAAAAGGCTTCTGGTCAAGCCGTCAGAAAG AATGTGGACAATGCTGTGGTGAACAGGTTCTACCTGACATTTGTTCTTTACTCACTACTGAAAGAGACCAATATATGGAGTGTTTCAGAGAAATTTAACTTGTCCCGGGGCTATGTGCAGAATCTCCTCAATTCTGCAGCCTCCTTTGCATCCTGCCTTCTACATTTCTGTGAG GAATTGGAAGAATTCTGGGTTTATAAAGCCTTGCTCACAGAGCTTACCAAGCAGTTGACATACTGTGTTAAGACAGAACTCATCCCTCTGATGGAGGTAGCAGGGGTTCTAGAG GCACGAGCAAAACAGCTTTACAATGCAGGGTACAAAACTTTAGCACACTTGGCTAATGCAAATCCAGAAACTTTGGTGAGGATGATTGAGCACTTGTCACAACGTCAAGCCAAACAAATAATTTCATCTGCAAAG ATGCTGCTGAGTGAAAAAGCTGAGGCTTTACAGGAAGAAGTCGAAGAACTCTTAAAAGTGCCAACAGATATCCCAGGGACCCACTGA
- the MRPS18C gene encoding small ribosomal subunit protein bS18m yields the protein MAAQAVAARRPWPRLVLAELWARPRRLQHEGQPERSDQPIQMENPYKDPPKRCVLCGINVDYKNVQLLSQFVSPYTGSIYGRHITGLCNKKQKEITKAIKRAHVFGFMPVMFKNPQFLTDPKLCNIKYPE from the exons ATGGCGGCGCAGGCCGTGGCGGCGCGGAGGCCCTGGCCGCGCCTGGTTCTCG CGGAGCTGTGGGCGCGGCCGCGCCGCCTCCAGCATGAAGGGCAGCCTGAGCGCTCAGACCAG CCCATACAAATGGAGAACCCCTACAAAGACCCTCCAAAGAGATGTGTCCTATGTGGAATAAATGTGGACTATAAGAATGTGCAG CTTCTTTCCCAGTTTGTTTCTCCATATACGGGCTCCATTTATGGCAGGCATATCACAG GCTTGTGCAACAAGAAGCAGAAGGAAATTACAAAAGCCATTAAAAGAGCTCATGTATTTG gattTATGCCAGTTATGTTTAAGAACCCACAATTTCTCACAGACCCCAAGCTATGTAACATCAAGTATCCAGAGTGA
- the ABRAXAS1 gene encoding BRCA1-A complex subunit Abraxas 1 isoform X2 yields the protein MTFRERVLHKNLQSHLSNQGLVFLLLTSSVMTESCSTYRLEHALHRPQEGLFQKVPLVVTNLGMAEQQGYRTVSGSCVSSGFVRAMRQHRSEFFHEDGSLQEVHKINEMYATLQEELKKICITVEVSERSVEKLLAEVSQLKEEIKRKKQQNCSGEDKNHPAEPKENVLLCQALQTFFPNSRLQTCIVSFKGQQISKNCCNTDHHINVMDKLTLMVEERDFTEAETRHLNKRKVRETTSVSKSFKKSRSLQLHQEPLQDQEDSDQERKLTLSSTETDEDVFEKNRDAKEYPHSPTF from the exons ATGACATTCCGGGAAAGAGTTCTTCATAAAAACCTGCAGTCACACCTATCAAATCAGGGGCTTGTATTCCTCCTTTTAACCTCTAGTGTGATGACAGAAAGTTGTTCTACTTACAGACTGGAACATGCTCTACATCGGCCTCAGGAAGG ACTTTTCCAGAAAGTTCCTTTGGTGGTTACCAACTTGGGCATGGCAGAACAGCAAGGTTACAGAACAGTGTCCGGTTCCTGTGTATCCTCTGGTTTTGTGAGAGCCATGAGACAACACAG GTCTGAATTCTTCCATGAAGATGGGTCCCTACAAGAGGTTCATAAGATAAATGAGATGTACGCCACCTTGCAGGAGGAACTGAAG AAAATATGCATTACAGTAGAAGTCAGTGAACGATCTGTAGAGAAACTCTTAGCAGAGGTGAGCcaattaaaagaagaaataaagaggaaaaagcaacaaaattgTTCAG gagaaGACAAAAACCATCCAGCAGAGCCAAAGGAGAATGTTCTCCTTTGCCAGGCACTACaaacatttttccccaattccagACTTCAGACATGCATTGTTTCTTTCAAAGGCCAACAGATATCCAAGAACTGCTGTAACACAGATCATCATATTAATGTCATGGACAAACTGACTCTTATGGTAGAGGAAAGAGACTTCACTGAAGCTGAAACAAGGCATCTAAACAAGCGTAAGGTCAGGGAGACCACGTCAGTTTCAAAGTCATTCAAGAAGTCCAGATCATTGCAGCTTCACCAAGAACCACTTCAAGACCAAGAGGACAGTGACCAGGAAAGGAAGCTTACACTGAGTAGCACTGAAACAGATGAGGATGTGTTTGAAAAAAACAGAGATGCAAAGGAATACCCACACTCTCCTACTTTCTGA